One Setaria viridis chromosome 7, Setaria_viridis_v4.0, whole genome shotgun sequence genomic region harbors:
- the LOC140223439 gene encoding protein ALP1-like — protein sequence MSAREEQRQNNLSYIYQADDTRCVDLIRMKRAPFFQLCDLLRTRELLKDTMHCNVEEQVAMFLHVVGHNQRFRVINLSFRRSFETISRHFQEVLYTVGELRLEMIQPPSTAIHPKIDCIGAIDGTHVLARVPRSIRAAFLGRKHTTTKNVLAAVDFDLRFTYVLAGWEGSAHDALILNDALKREDGLRVPPGKFYLVDAGYAVRPGFLPPYRATRYHLREFGARVPQTPKELFNLRHSSLRTTVERAFGALKNRFGVDEYVPNESTWNENVNDEAVHNDVIVDNSTWASLRDNCAEQMWNNRGNLRN from the exons ATGAGTGCTAGAGAGGAACAGAGGCAGAACAATCTCAGTTACATTTATCAAGCTGATGACACTAGGTGTGTTGACCTCATTAGAATGAAAAGAGCACCCTTCTTCCAATTGTGTGACCTTCTCCGCACAagagagctgctgaaggacacaATGCACTGTAATGTGGAAGAGCAGGTGGCAATGTTCTTGCATGTAGTTGGTCACAACCAAAGGTTTAGGGTAATCAATTTATCCTTTAGGAGGTCATTTGAAACCATTAGCAGGCACTTTCAGGAGGTCCTTTATACTGTTGGTGAGCTTAGACTGGAGATGATCCAACCTCCCTCAACTGCTATTCATCCCAAGATT GATTGCATAGGTGCAATTGATGGGACTCATGTTCTTGCAAGAGTTCCAAGGTCAATCAGGGCTGCCTTTCTAGGAAGGAAGCACACAACCACCAAAAATGTGCTTGCTGCTGTAGACTTTGACCTAAGGTTTACATATGTTCTGGCTGGTTGGGAGGGCTCCGCTCATGATGCATTAATCTTGAATGATGCTCTTAAAAGGGAAGACGGTTTAAGGGTGCCACCAG GTAAATTTTACTTggtagatgctggatatgcagtGAGGCCAGGCTTCCTGCCTCCATACAGAGCCACAAGATATCACTTGAGAGAGTTTGGTGCAAGGGTGCCACAGACTCCTAAAGAGCTCTTCAACCTCAGGCATTCCTCCCTTAGGACCACAGTGGAGAGGGCTTTCGGTGCTCTCAAGAATAG GTTTGGAGTAGATGAGTATGTACCTAATGAGTCCACATGGAATGAGAATGTGAATGATGAGGCTGTCCACAATGATGTCATTGTGGATAATAGCACATGGGCCTCCCTGAGAGACAACTGTGCTGAGCAAATGTGGAATAACAGGGGCAACCTTAGAAACTAG
- the LOC117862499 gene encoding NADH dehydrogenase [ubiquinone] 1 alpha subcomplex subunit 2, with protein sequence MAWTGTLSRSVKEIRFLFCQSSPASFAAREFVKKNYAEIKSRNPSVPFLVRECSGVQPQLWARYEMGVERCVNLDGLTEPQIDRKLQELAKIGESAKAK encoded by the exons atggcgtggACAGGGACCCTGTCCCGGAGCGTGAAGGAGATCCGCTTCCTCTTCTGCCAGTCCTCCCCGGCCAGCTTTGCCGCTCG GGAGTTCGTGAAGAAGAACTACGCGGAGATCAAGTCCCGCAACCCCTCCGTGCCCTTCCTCGTCCGCGAGTGTTCCGGCGTCCAGCCCCAGCTCTGGGCGCGCTACG AAATGGGTGTGGAGAGATGCGTGAACTTAGATGGCCTGACGGAACCGCAAATCGATAGGAAGCTGCAGGAGCTCGCCAAGATTGGAGAATCTGCCAAAGCCAAGTAA
- the LOC117865215 gene encoding 4-coumarate--CoA ligase-like 9, whose product MTQPNLTCTPLVLTPHKNCVTAAASRMPSPSSRHHPSPRPPLVSTNSKAAAPFLLPTTAALASTHTQEEPTSNNSQQQLRMGDAAIAVVREDEEEHIFRSRFPPVSVPDDVTVPEFVLEGAEAYADKVALVEAAPGGRSYTYGEVARDVARFARALRSVGVRKGHVVVVALPNLAVYPVVSLGIMSAGAVFSGVNPRAIAAEIRKQVEDSEAKLVVANEVAFDKVKDAGVPVIGIGDAERMPGAIGWDELLAAADRTGAPVVALEPVQQSDLCALPYSSGTTGVSKGVMLSHRNLVSNLCSSMFAVGEELAGQVVTLGLMPFFHIYGITGICCATLRHKGTVVVMDRFDLRTFLGALVAHRVMFAPLVPPVMLAMVKSPVAAEFDLSGLALRSVMTAAAPLAPDLLAAFQEKFPGVQVEEAYGLTEHSCITLTHAGGDPQRGPVQIAKKNSVGFILPNLEVKFVDPDTGRSLPKNTPGEVCVRSQAVMQGYYKKKEETERTIDAKGWLHTGDVGYIDDDGDVFIVDRIKELIKYKGFQVAPAELEAILLSHPSVEDAAVFGLPDEEAGEVPASCVVRRRGAAESEADVMAYVAARVASYKKLRLLRFVDAIPKSVSGKILRRQLRDEFLERAKAAAAAEGK is encoded by the exons ATGACCCAACCAAACCTCACCTGCACACCACTAGTCCTGACACCACACAAGAATTGTGTCACCGCCGCGGCGAGCCGCATGCCTTCACCTTCCTCCCGTCACCATCCCTCGCCAAGACCTCCGCTCGTCTCTACAAATTCCAAGGCCGCcgcgcccttcctcctccccaccaccgccgcacTCGCTTCTACCCACACCCAAGAAGAACCCACCagcaacaacagccagcagcaGCTCAGGATGGGcgacgccgccatcgccgttgtgcgtgaggacgaggaggagcacaTCTTCCGGAGCCGGTTCCCGCCAGTGTCGGTGCCGGACGACGTGACGGTGCCCGAGTTCGTGCTGGAGGGCGCCGAGGCTTACGCTGACAAGGTGGCGCTGGTGGAGGCCGCGCCGGGGGGCCGGTCCTACACCTACGGCGAGGTGGCCCGTGACGTGGCCCGGTTCGCCCGGGCGCTCCGGTCCGTCGGCGTCCGCAAGGGCCACGTCGTGGTGGTGGCTCTCCCGAACCTCGCCGTGTACCCCGTCGTCTCGCTGGGGATCATGTCTGCCGGCGCGGTGTTCTCCGGCGTGAACCcgcgcgccatcgccgccgagaTCAGGAAGCAGGTGGAGGACTCGGAGGCCAAGCTCGTGGTCGCCAACGAGGTGGCCTTCGACAAGGTGAAGGACGCCGGCGTGCCGGTGATCGGCATCGGCGACGCGGAGCGTATGCCCGGCGCGATCGGGTGGGacgagctcctcgccgccgctgacCGGACCGGCGCGCCGGTGGTGGCGCTGGAGCCCGTGCAGCAGTCGGACCTGTGCGCGCTGCCCTACTCGTCCGGGACGACGGGGGTCTCCAAGGGCGTGATGCTGAGCCACCGGAACCTGGTGTCCAACCTCTGCTCCTCCATGTTCGCCGTCGGGGAGGAGCTCGCCGGGCAGGTGGTGACGCTGGGGCTCATGCCCTTCTTCCACATCTACGGCATCACCGGCATCTGCTGCGCGACGCTGCGGCACAAGGGCACGGTGGTGGTGATGGACCGCTTCGACCTGCGCACCTTCCTGGGCGCGCTGGTGGCGCACCGCGTCATGTTCGCGCCCCTCGTGCCGCCGGTCATGCTGGCCATGGTGAAgagccccgtcgccgccgagtTCGACCTCTCCGGTCTCGCCCTCAGGTCCGTCatgaccgccgccgcgccgctggcGCCCGACCTCCTCGCGGCGTTCCAGGAGAAGTTCCCGGGGGTGCAGGTGGAGGAGGCGTACGGGCTGACGGAGCACAGCTGCATCACGCTGACGCACGCCGGCGGAGACCCGCAGCGGGGACCCGTACAGATCGCCAAGAAGAACTCCGTCGGCTTCATCCTGCCCAACCTGGAGGTGAAGTTCGTTGACCCGGACACGGGCCGGTCGCTGCCCAAGAACACCCCCGGCGAGGTCTGCGTCCGGAGCCAGGCCGTCATGCAGGGGTACtacaagaagaaggaggagaccGAGCGCACCATCGACGCCAAGGGCTGGCTCCACACCGGCGACGTCGGCTACATCGATGACGATGGCGACGTCTTCATCGTCGACCGGATCAAGGAGCTCATCAAGTACAAGGGCTTCCAGGTCGCGCCGGCCGAGCTGGAGGCCATCCTCCTGTCCCACCCGTCAGTGGAAGACGCGGCGGTCTTCGG GCTGCcggacgaggaggccggcgaggtCCCGGCGTCGTGcgtggtgcggcggcgcggcgcggcggagagCGAGGCGGACGTGATGGCGTACgtggcggcgcgggtggcgtCGTACAAGAAGCTCCGGCTGCTGCGGTTCGTGGACGCCATCCCCAAGTCGGTGTCCGGCAAGATCCTGCGGAGGCAGCTCAGGGACGAGTTCCTCGAGAGGGCcaaggcggccgccgcggcagagGGCAAGTAG